A stretch of the Streptomyces sp. NBC_01428 genome encodes the following:
- a CDS encoding DegV family protein, which yields MSRHVAIVTDSTAYLPTRTMERHGITAVPLTVVLGDQALEEGTEISARSLALALQKRRPVTTSRPSPEMFAETYRRVAAAGATGIVSLHLSSEFSGTYDAAVLAGREAPVPVRVVDTGMVAMALGFCALAAAESAEAGGTVDDAVTAAEKRAAGMSAFFYVDTLDYLRRGGRIGAAQALLGSALAVKPLLQLDDGRIELLEKVRTASKAIARLEEIVAERAGSAQVDIAVHHLATPERASALADRLRVRVPGLVELHVSEVGAVIGAHTGPGLLAAVVSPR from the coding sequence ATGTCCCGCCATGTCGCGATCGTCACCGATTCCACGGCCTACCTGCCGACGCGGACGATGGAGCGCCACGGCATCACAGCGGTCCCGCTGACCGTCGTCCTCGGCGACCAGGCGCTCGAAGAGGGCACCGAGATCTCGGCCCGCTCCCTGGCCCTGGCGCTCCAGAAGCGCCGCCCCGTCACGACGTCCCGGCCCAGCCCCGAGATGTTCGCCGAGACCTACCGCCGGGTCGCCGCGGCCGGCGCCACCGGCATCGTCTCCCTGCACCTGTCCTCGGAGTTCTCCGGCACCTACGACGCCGCCGTGCTCGCCGGACGGGAGGCACCGGTGCCGGTGCGGGTGGTCGACACGGGGATGGTCGCGATGGCCCTCGGATTCTGCGCACTGGCAGCCGCCGAGTCCGCGGAGGCGGGCGGCACCGTCGACGACGCGGTGACGGCGGCCGAGAAGCGGGCCGCGGGCATGTCCGCGTTCTTCTACGTCGACACCCTCGACTACCTCCGCCGCGGCGGCCGGATCGGCGCCGCGCAGGCCCTGCTGGGGTCCGCGCTCGCCGTGAAGCCGCTGCTCCAGCTCGACGACGGCCGCATCGAACTCCTCGAAAAGGTCCGCACGGCGTCCAAGGCCATCGCCCGCCTGGAGGAGATCGTCGCGGAGCGTGCCGGCAGCGCCCAGGTCGACATCGCCGTCCACCACCTGGCGACCCCCGAGCGGGCGTCGGCCCTCGCCGACCGGCTGCGCGTACGCGTGCCCGGCCTCGTCGAACTGCACGTGAGCGAGGTGGGCGCGGTGATCGGGGCGCACACGGGACCCGGGCTGCTCGCGGCGGTCGTCTCGCCTCGCTGA
- a CDS encoding helix-hairpin-helix domain-containing protein, whose translation MVPDELEDTGAGVGAGGGVGAWRERVGPAVRERLPLWLQTRCGLERRSVAALTVLLVAAAVFAVQHFWVGRPQPVRAPEVVRAAVPFGSKGGEREQSGTARGAGASTGASGPTGVAGSRIVVDVGGKVRTPGLQRLPRGSRVEDALRAAGGVRLGTDTGGLNRARLLVDGEQIVVGAAVPPPGAGPGAGLSGAGSNGAGPAGAAGGAAGAAPSAPIALNTATVDQLDTLPGVGPVLARHIIDYRTAHGGFRAVDELREVNGIGDRRFSDLRDLVQP comes from the coding sequence ATGGTTCCGGACGAGCTGGAGGACACCGGTGCCGGTGTTGGCGCGGGTGGAGGTGTCGGGGCGTGGCGGGAGCGGGTCGGGCCGGCCGTGCGGGAGCGGCTGCCGTTGTGGCTCCAGACGCGGTGCGGTCTGGAGCGCAGGAGCGTGGCCGCGCTGACCGTGCTGCTGGTCGCGGCGGCTGTCTTCGCCGTTCAGCACTTCTGGGTCGGCAGGCCGCAGCCGGTGCGTGCCCCCGAGGTGGTACGGGCGGCGGTCCCGTTCGGGAGCAAGGGCGGGGAGCGCGAACAGTCCGGTACCGCGCGGGGAGCGGGCGCCTCGACCGGAGCCTCCGGCCCCACCGGTGTCGCCGGGAGCCGGATCGTCGTCGACGTCGGCGGCAAGGTGCGAACCCCCGGACTCCAGCGGCTGCCGAGGGGCTCCCGGGTGGAGGACGCCCTGCGGGCGGCCGGCGGCGTGCGGCTCGGCACGGACACCGGCGGGCTCAACCGTGCGCGTCTGCTGGTCGACGGGGAGCAGATCGTGGTCGGAGCGGCGGTGCCCCCACCGGGAGCGGGGCCCGGGGCGGGGCTTTCCGGGGCGGGGTCGAATGGGGCGGGTCCGGCCGGAGCGGCAGGAGGCGCGGCCGGTGCGGCACCCTCGGCGCCGATCGCCCTCAACACGGCCACGGTCGACCAGCTCGACACACTGCCCGGCGTCGGCCCCGTGCTGGCCCGGCACATCATCGACTACCGCACGGCGCACGGCGGGTTCCGCGCGGTCGACGAACTCCGCGAGGTGAACGGAATCGGCGATCGCCGATTCTCGGACCTCCGGGACCTGGTGCAGCCATGA